One segment of Triticum aestivum cultivar Chinese Spring chromosome 2A, IWGSC CS RefSeq v2.1, whole genome shotgun sequence DNA contains the following:
- the LOC123190141 gene encoding probable low-specificity L-threonine aldolase 1, with product MVTKVVDLRSDTVTKPSEAMRAAMAAAEVDDDVLGADPTAQRFEAEMARITGKEAALFVPSGTMGNLVSVLTHCDTRGSEVILGDTSHIHMCENGGISTIGGVHPRTVRNDPDGTMDIDMIVAAIRHHVGAGALHYPTTRLICLENTHGRSGGKCLSVEYTDKVGEVAQSHGLKLHIDGARIFNASVALGVPVDRLVRAADSVSVCLSKGLGAPVGSVIVGSKAFIDKARILRKTLGGGMRQVGVLCAAAYVAVRDNVAKLADDHRKAKVLADGLKKIKQFTVDLTSVETNMVFFDISDPRITSDKLCQLLERRNVLAMPGSSKSVRLVIHYQISDSDVQYTLTCIEKAVEEILSGNVKFEHLTNGSTTNSYGH from the exons ATGGTGACCAAGGTGGTGGACCTCCGCTCGGACACGGTCACCAAGCCGTCCGAGGCCATGCGTGCCGCCATGGCCGCGGcggaggtggacgacgacgtccTGGGCGCGGACCCGACCGCGCAGCGCTTCGAGGCGGAGATGGCCAGGATCACGGGCAAGGAGGCCGCCCTGTTCGTGCCGTCGGGCACCATGGGCAACCTGGTCTCCGTCCTCACGCACTGCGACACCAGGGGCAGCGAGGTCATCCTCGGGGACACCTCCCACATCCACATGTGCGAGAACGGAGGCATCTCCACCATCGGCGGCGTCCACCCCAGGACCGTCAGAAACGATCCTGACGGCACCATGGACATTGACATGATCGTAGCTGCGATCAGGCATCATGTAGGGGCGGGGGCGCTGCATTATCCCACCACCAGGCTCATCTGCCTGGAGAACACGCATGGAAG ATCTGGTGGAAAGTGTCTGTCTGTAGAATACACCGACAAGGTTGGCGAAGTTGCTCAAAGCCATGGCTTGAAGCTTCATATCGACGGAGCTCGTATCTTTAACGCGTCCGTG GCACTTGGAGTTCCTGTTGATAGGCTTGTGAGAGCTGCTGACTCAGTTTCGGTATGCCTATCGAAAGGTTTAGGTGCTCCTGTTGGATCAGTTATTGTTGGTTCTAAGGCCTTCATAGACAAG GCTAGGATTCTTAGGAAGACACTAGGTGGTGGAATGAGGCAGGTCGGAGTTCTCTGCGCTGCTGCCTATGTCGCAGTTCGCGACAACGTAGCCAAGCTTGCCGATGACCATAGGAAGGCTAAAGTTTTAGCAG ATGGACTGAAGAAAATTAAACAGTTTACAGTTGATTTAACCTCAGTGGAGACCAATATG GTATTCTTTGATATCTCGGATCCACGCATAACATCTGACAAACTGTGTCAACTCCTGGAACGGCGAAATGTGCTTGCGATGCCAGGAAGCTCCAAGAG CGTCAGACTTGTCATTCACTACCAAATTTCAGATAGTGACGTCCAGTATACTTTGACATGTATCGAG AAAGCCGTGGAGGAAATACTGTCAGGCAATGTTAAATTCGAGCACTTGACAAACGGCAGTACCACGAATTCATATGGGCACTAG